Proteins encoded in a region of the Tripterygium wilfordii isolate XIE 37 chromosome 21, ASM1340144v1, whole genome shotgun sequence genome:
- the LOC119988571 gene encoding UPF0678 fatty acid-binding protein-like protein At1g79260, which yields MNGVGGFSTPPPPPHAAVHPAVQPLSFLLGTWRGEGQGKYPTINSFTYAEELHFSHSPAKPVIAYTQKTWNPSSGQPMHAESGFWRPNPVDGTLQVVIAQSTGLLELQKGTFSAEDNVIKLQSELVGNASKVKEITRIFELVNGELTYVVQMATNITALEPHLKAVLKKL from the exons ATGAACGGCGTTGGTGGCTTCAGTACCCCACCACCGCCACCGCACGCAGCAGTGCATCCGGCGGTTCAACCGCTATCGTTTCTGCTGGGGACATGGAGAGGGGAAGGACAAGGTAAGTATCCTACCATCAATTCCTTTACCTATGCCGAAGAGCTCCATTTCTCGCATTCTCCAGCCAAG CCTGTGATTGCTTATACTCAAAAGACTTGGAATCCCAGCTCCGGCCAGCCCATGCATGCCGAGAGCGGCTTCTGGCGACCCAATCCTGTCGATGGTACTCTCCAAGTTGTAATAGCTCAGAGCACCGGCCTTCTTGAACTTCAG AAAGGGACATTCAGTGCGGAAGATAACGTGATAAAGCTTCAGAGTGAGCTTGTGGGGAATGCTTCTAAG GTGAAGGAGATCACTCGAATCTTTGAGTTGGTTAACGGCGAGTTGACATATGTGGTTCAAATGGCAACCAATATTACTGCCCTTGAACCACATCTGAAAGCTGTACTGAAGAAGCTCTGA
- the LOC119990048 gene encoding aspartic proteinase NANA, chloroplast-like yields MMACSISFLLVSVMVAVVVTDVNRNAMASATTLKMEMLHRHHPLLNARPETQLERVKELVTRDKIRHEMIARSHQRRLTVKTEEQEWKKSGGGIEFPMRAGRDYGAGEYFVNFKVGTPPQNFLMIADTGTELTWMNCIYRCRAHHNCTLNPPNRHQRRLSRHVFRSDLSSSFRTIPCSSRTCKVDLSNLFSLTYCPSNHTPCNYDYRFVDGSFATGLFARETVTVHGADGWIRKLKNVLVGCNNNFQGSFENVDGILGLAYSEHSFVWEAMDEFGGKFSYCLVDHLSHKNVFNYLTFGNNSNQSRRTPLSGNVRRTKLEIGLIPPFYALNVKGISIGNLMLDIPIKTWDASQGGGMIIESSTSLASLAQPAYQPVIDILQKSVSTFEKVTVDGVPLEHCFNSTGFKNSIVPRLVIHFMDGARFQPHVKSYVIDVADGVKCLGIVMGKWPGYSVIGNIMQQNYLWEFDLAGGTLGFAPSTCK; encoded by the exons ATGATGGCATGCTCGATTTCCTTCCTTTTGGTGTCGGTGATGGTCGCCGTCGTCGTCACCGACGTCAATCGAAATGCCATGGCTTCTGCGACAACATTGAAGATGGAGATGTTACACAGGCACCATCCTCTGCTCAATGCCAGACCCGAAACCCAATTGGAACGCGTCAAGGAACTGGTGACCAGAGACAAGATTCGCCATGAAATGATTGCGAGATCCCACCAGCGAAGATTGACTGTGAAAACAGAGGAACAGGAATGGAAGAAAAGCGGCGGCGGCATTGAGTTTCCAATGAGGGCAGGGAGGGATTATGGGGCAGGGGAGTACTTTGTTAACTTCAAAGTGGGTACTCCTCCTCAGAATTTCTTGATGATTGCTGATACAGGGACTGAATTGACATGGATGAACTGCATTTACAGATGCAGAGCTCATCACAATTGTACTCTTAATCCCCCAAACCGCCACCAGAGGAGGCTGAGCCGCCATGTTTTCCGTTCtgatctctcttcctctttcagaACCATTCCTTGCTCTTCCAGGACTTGCAAGGTTGACCTCTCGAATCTCTTCTCCCTCACCTACTGCCCTTCCAATCATACTCCCTGCAACTACGATTACAG ATTCGTTGATGGGTCGTTCGCTACCGGACTATTTGCAAGAGAAACGGTGACAGTACACGGCGCAGATGGTTGGATCAGAAAGCTGAAAAATGTGTTAGTTGGGTGCAATAACAATTTCCAGGGGAGTTTTGAGAATGTTGATGGTATATTGGGGTTAGCCTACAGTGAACATTCATTTGTATGGGAAGCTATGGACGAATTCGGAGGGAAATTTTCTTATTGCTTGGTTGATCACTTAAGCCACAAGAATGTCTTCAATTATCTCACCTTCGGGAACAACTCCAACCAGAGTCGACGAACGCCATTATCGGGCAACGTAAGGCGAACAAAGCTTGAGATTGGTTTAATCCCTCCATTCTATGCCTTGAATGTTAAAGGCATCTCCATTGGCAATTTAATGTTGGATATTCCCATCAAGACTTGGGATGCAAGTCAGGGCGGAGGGATGATCATTGAGTCAAGCACAAGCCTAGCGAGCCTAGCGCAGCCGGCTTATCAGCCTGTAATCGACATATTGCAGAAATCGGTGTCGACATTCGAGAAAGTAACAGTAGATGGAGTGCCATTGGAGCACTGCTTTAATTCCACAGGGTTTAAGAACTCAATTGTACCAAGACTGGTAATACATTTCATGGATGGAGCTCGGTTTCAGCCTCATGTGAAGAGCTATGTTATTGATGTTGCTGATGGAGTGAAATGTCTGGGAATAGTCATGGGAAAATGGCCTGGTTACTCTGTCATTGGGAATATTATGCAGCAGAATTATTTGTGGGAATTCGACCTTGCCGGAGGCACGCTTGGATTCGCTCCCTCCACCTGCAAATAG